From one Gemmobacter sp. genomic stretch:
- a CDS encoding class I fructose-bisphosphate aldolase yields MRATKTVQKILANYEGETPGVKANLCRMLMEGKLGGTGKMIILPVDQGFEHGPARSFAPNPAGYDPHYHYQLAIDAGLSAYAAPLGPLEAGADTFAGQIPTILKVNSANSLMSPTSGKNQAVTASVDDALRLGCAAIGFTIYPGSDCQLDMYEEIVEMRREAAAKGVATVIWSYPRGEGVTKEGELAIDVAAYAAHIAALLGAHIIKIKLSTDHLMLPEAKKVYEDKKIEIATLADRVKHCVQSSFNGRRIIVFSGGAAKGADAVYDDARAILAGGGNGSIIGRNSFQRSREDALAMLAKLVDIYKGRG; encoded by the coding sequence ATGCGCGCGACGAAAACCGTCCAGAAGATCCTTGCGAACTACGAAGGCGAAACCCCCGGCGTGAAGGCGAACCTGTGCCGCATGCTGATGGAAGGCAAGCTGGGCGGCACCGGCAAGATGATCATCCTGCCGGTCGACCAGGGGTTCGAACATGGCCCCGCCCGCAGCTTTGCGCCGAACCCGGCCGGCTATGACCCGCATTACCACTATCAGCTGGCGATCGACGCGGGCCTGTCGGCCTATGCCGCGCCGCTGGGCCCGCTGGAGGCTGGCGCCGATACCTTTGCCGGCCAGATCCCGACCATTCTGAAGGTGAACTCGGCCAACTCGCTGATGTCGCCGACCTCGGGCAAGAACCAGGCGGTCACCGCCTCGGTGGATGATGCGCTGCGCCTGGGCTGCGCGGCCATCGGCTTCACCATCTATCCGGGTTCCGATTGCCAGCTCGACATGTATGAAGAAATCGTCGAGATGCGGCGCGAGGCTGCGGCCAAGGGGGTCGCCACCGTGATCTGGTCCTATCCGCGCGGCGAAGGCGTGACCAAGGAAGGCGAACTGGCGATCGACGTGGCCGCCTATGCCGCCCATATCGCGGCGCTGCTGGGCGCGCATATCATCAAGATCAAGCTCTCGACCGATCACCTGATGCTGCCCGAGGCAAAGAAGGTCTACGAGGACAAGAAGATCGAGATCGCGACCCTGGCCGACCGGGTGAAGCACTGCGTGCAGTCCAGCTTCAACGGCCGCCGGATCATCGTGTTCTCGGGCGGTGCGGCCAAGGGCGCCGATGCGGTCTATGACGATGCGCGCGCCATCCTGGCCGGCGGCGGCAACGGGTCCATCATCGGGCGCAACAGCTTCCAGCGGTCGCGCGAAGATGCGCTGGCGATGCTGGCCAAGCTGGTCGACATCTACAAGGGCCGGGGCTGA